A genomic region of Bombus pyrosoma isolate SC7728 linkage group LG6, ASM1482585v1, whole genome shotgun sequence contains the following coding sequences:
- the LOC122568174 gene encoding odorant receptor coreceptor — protein MMKFKQQGLVADLMPNIRLMKATGHFMFNYYADNSTKNIHRIFAIVHLILMLMQFGFCGINLIFEKEDVDDLTANTITMLFFTHSVVKVVYFAVRSKLFYRTLGIWNNPNSHPLFAESNARYHQVAVRKMRILLLAVLATTMLSAISWTSITFIGDSVKKVVDPITNETTYVEIPRLMLRSWYPYNASHGMAHILTLIFQFYWLVFCMADANLLDVLFCSWLLFACEQIQHLKNIMKPLMEFSATLDTVVPNSGELFKAGSAEQPREHDPLPPTTPTAPGENMLDMDLRGIYSNRTDFTATFRPTAGMTFNGGVGPNGLTKKQEMLVRSAIKYWVERHKHIVRLVTAIGDAYGVALLLHMLITTITLTLLAYQATKINAVDTYAASVIGYLLYSLGQVFMLCIFGNRLIEESSSVMEAAYSCHWYDGSEEAKTFVQIVCQQCQKAMSISGAKFFTVSLDLFASVLGAMVTYFMVLVQLK, from the exons ATGATGAAGTTCAAGCAACAGGGGCTAGTCGCGGACTTGATGCCCAACATAAGACTGATGAAAGCTACTGGGCATTTCATGTTCAATTATTATGCCGACAATTCTACGAAAAATATACACAGAATCTTCGCTATT GTGCACCTGATCCTGATGCTGATGCAGTTTGGGTTCTGTGGTATAAACCTAATTTTTGAGAAGGAGGATGTGGACGATCTTACGGCAAACACAATCACGATGCTGTTCTTCACGCACAGCGTGGTCAAGGTCGTTTACTTCGCAGTTAGGAGCAAACTATTCTACAGAACCCTTGGCATTTGGAACAATCCGAATAGCCATCCCCTGTTCGCCGAGAGCAACGCACGTTACCATCAAGTGGCTGTGAGGAAGATGAGAATACTCTTGCTGGCTGTCCTAGCGACCACGATGCTGTCGGCCATTTCTTGGACCAGCATTACGTTCATCGGTGACTCCGTGAAGAAAGTTGTCGATCCTATCACGAATGAGACCACCTACGTCGAG ATACCAAGGTTGATGTTGCGTTCTTGGTACCCGTACAATGCCAGCCACGGGATGGCTCACATCTTGACGTTGATATTCCAATTTTACTGGCTGGTGTTTTGCATGGCAGACGCAAATCTTCTGGATGTACTCTTTTGCTCGTGGCTCCTCTTTGCTTGCGAACAAATTCAACATCTGAAGAACATTATGAAGCCTTTGATGGAATTCAGTGCCACGCTGGACACTGTTGTGCCAAACAGCGGGGAACTGTTTAAA GCTGGCAGTGCAGAACAGCCGAGAGAACATGACCCACTACCACCAACCACGCCAACAGCACCGGGCGAGAACATGTTAGACATGGATCTTCGGGGAATATACAGCAACAGAACAGATTTTACGGCCACCTTTCGACCAACTGCTGGAATGACTTTCAACGGAGGTGTGGGACCAAATGGATtaacaaagaaacaagaaatgcTAGTCCGCAGTGCCATCAAATACTGGGTTGAGAGGCACAAACATATCGTAAG ACTCGTAACCGCAATTGGAGACGCTTATGGTGTTGCTCTGCTGTTACATATGTTAATTACCACCATCACATTAACTTTACTTGCCTACCAAGCAACAAAG ATAAACGCAGTGGATACATACGCAGCTTCGGTAATAGGTTACTTGTTATACTCCCTAGGGCAGGTCTTCATGCTGTGCATATTTGGAAACCGTCTCATCGAGGAG AGTTCATCAGTGATGGAAGCCGCTTACTCTTGTCATTGGTACGATGGATCAGAAGAGGCCAAAACTTTCGTGCAAATCGTCTGCCAGCAGTGCCAAAAAGCGATGTCGATTTCAGGGGCGAAGTTCTTCACCGTCTCTTTGGATCTCTTTGCCTcg GTACTGGGAGCTATGGTCACCTACTTCATGGTGTTGGTGCAACTGAAGTGA